A single Hydrogenobacter hydrogenophilus DNA region contains:
- a CDS encoding DUF2173 family protein → MATLSKLKELMSIPGAIAAGEFSDDGRLLAYYGDIDEKSAEIAAMMCAANKLMGNMQAKGWSAYTGQGGFYPVMGFAVAGGKYAACIMGNVGVFVELDKADFDKVFETLSKYI, encoded by the coding sequence ATGGCGACCCTTAGCAAACTTAAAGAGCTCATGTCAATTCCTGGCGCAATAGCGGCAGGTGAGTTTTCTGACGATGGCAGGCTTCTTGCCTATTATGGAGATATTGATGAGAAGTCTGCGGAGATAGCTGCTATGATGTGTGCTGCTAACAAGCTCATGGGCAACATGCAGGCAAAGGGCTGGAGCGCATACACAGGTCAGGGTGGTTTTTACCCTGTGATGGGCTTTGCTGTAGCAGGTGGTAAATACGCAGCGTGCATTATGGGTAATGTGGGCGTATTTGTAGAGCTTGATAAGGCAGACTTTGACAAAGTATTTGAAACACTTTCTAAATACATCTAA
- a CDS encoding DUF2173 family protein gives MANLDRLMSIKGVWAAGEFSPDGKLLAYKGNISEEHAAMAAMMCAANTMMAEMQTQGYTAFSGQEWTPLIGWALTGPKYSVCVVGNVGVFVNNDEVSFNEVFKALREEAGK, from the coding sequence ATGGCGAACTTGGACAGGCTTATGAGCATAAAAGGTGTATGGGCAGCGGGCGAGTTTTCTCCCGATGGCAAACTGCTTGCTTACAAAGGCAACATATCAGAAGAACATGCTGCAATGGCAGCTATGATGTGTGCAGCCAACACCATGATGGCGGAGATGCAAACCCAAGGATATACCGCTTTCTCCGGTCAGGAGTGGACTCCTCTCATAGGCTGGGCACTAACTGGTCCTAAGTACTCAGTGTGCGTGGTGGGTAATGTGGGAGTTTTCGTGAACAACGATGAGGTATCCTTCAACGAGGTCTTCAAGGCTCTAAGGGAAGAAGCAGGTAAATAA
- a CDS encoding SCP2 sterol-binding domain-containing protein: protein MYKFLSEDWIKAYMEEWNKNDKLKSELKDFSATIKYYIEGREDDAVELIVENGIANSAGKANGQAYDFEMWASLENWKKLATGEMGPKAAMLTKRLKFKGSMITAMKYMGPFEESLRMMGRVPTDWNV from the coding sequence ATGTACAAATTTCTGTCTGAGGATTGGATAAAGGCTTACATGGAAGAGTGGAACAAAAATGATAAGCTCAAAAGCGAACTCAAAGACTTTTCCGCTACCATAAAGTACTACATAGAGGGCAGAGAAGATGATGCGGTGGAGCTTATAGTGGAAAATGGTATAGCCAATAGTGCTGGAAAGGCTAATGGTCAGGCATATGACTTTGAGATGTGGGCAAGCCTTGAAAATTGGAAAAAGCTTGCAACAGGTGAGATGGGACCCAAAGCAGCCATGCTTACCAAAAGGCTCAAATTCAAAGGCTCCATGATCACCGCCATGAAGTACATGGGACCCTTTGAGGAAAGCCTAAGAATGATGGGCAGAGTTCCCACAGACTGGAATGTATAA